A part of Acipenser ruthenus chromosome 12, fAciRut3.2 maternal haplotype, whole genome shotgun sequence genomic DNA contains:
- the LOC131740089 gene encoding zinc finger protein 446-like, with the protein MDRNALAELLQALESRRDAEERRREERYTALIERVGLAVAAATAPTTTPRMSPPKARAMKMSAEDDPEAYLVAFERLATAAAWPREYWASQLGPCLIGEAQAAYQALSDHNATDYDLVKQAILRRLNITTETHRARFREYRRAPETRPRVVAERLCDHMVHWLTPGKKTAQQMGEAIVVEQFCHVVGAETQAWIRRHNPDTLEEAVKLAEDFEDSLTSARVGILSAPALRSSRPLPPSPPTPPPPPLFPGPRPPRAPTPLGPLASPPWRPRLAPSWGRGAAPAPLPYQQRDRFLPYAPSVPPICFRCHQPGHLARSCPAAMECDVAACNWAPETDS; encoded by the coding sequence atggaccgcaacgcactggcggagctgctgcaggcgctggagagcagacgcgacgcagaggagagaaggagggaggagcgctacacggcgctcattgaacgggtagggctggccgtggCTGCAGCGACggcccctaccacaacaccgcggatgtcgcccccgaaggcacgggcgatgaagatgtcggcggaggatgacccggaggcgtatctGGTGgcgtttgagcggctggctaccgcggcggcttggccgcgggagtactgggccagccagttgggaccctgcctgatcggagaggctcaggcagcctaccaagccctgAGTGACCATAACGCCACAGATTACGACCTGGTCaaacaggctatcctccgccgtctgaatataactacggagacccaccgggcgcggtttagggagtacaggagagccccggagacacgccccagggtggttgcagagcggttgtgcgaccacatggtgcattggctgacccccgggaagaagaccgcccagcagatgggggaagccattgtggtagagcagttctgccatgtggtcggcgccgaaacccaggcgtggatacggcgccacaaccctgacaccctggaggaggcggtcaaattggcggaagactttgaagactccctgacttctgcccgggtcgggatcctgtcggcccctgcccttcggagcagccgacctctccctccctctcctccaacaccaccaccaccccctttgttcccgggacccagacctccgagagcgccgaccccattgggcccccttgcctcccccccatggagaccaaggttggcccccagctggggtagaggtgctgcccctgccccgttgccataccagcagcgggacagatttctaccctatgccccctctgtccctcctatctgttttaggtgccaccagccgggacatctggccaggtcatgccccgctgccatggagtgtgacgtggccgcgtgcaattgggcacctgaaactg